The DNA segment TTCCGCTTTTACCCAGGCTGTATCCTCCTCCTGACACATCTCCTCACCACACTAGGTCCCCAGAGTTTCACGGGTGAGGATTGCGCAGAGTTCCACGTGCATGGAGGCCCGGCCGTGGTGAGTGGCGTCCTGCAGGCCTTGGGTGAGTCTGCAGCCTTGGGTTTAAGGTATGGCTATGCTGGTGGGCCTGGGTAAGGGCCAAGGTCTCAGGATTCCTAGACCTTCCCGCAGGCAGTGTACCAGGGTTACGGCCGGCAGAGGCAGGGGAGTTCACCAGGAGGGCATTCGCCCATGGGAAGCTGAGCCTGACCGAGGTGGAAGGGCTGGCAGATCTGATCCATGCAGAAACTGAGGCGCAGCGGCGGCAGGCCCTGAGGCAGCTGGATGGGGAGTTGGGCCACCTCTGCCATGGCTGGGCCGAGATTCTTACTAAGGCAAGTACACGGTTCACTCATATCTTGCCTCAGAGACCCTACCTAACCGTCCCCTGCATGAGAGCTTCCTGTCTATGAGCCTTCTATCTGGCCCCGTAGGTCAGGCTGGACTTGGGCACATTGGGGAATGGGTTTCTGGGTGATCACactacctccccccaacccaggCTCTGGCCCACGTGGAGGCCTATATCGATTTTGGTGAGGATGACAACCTGGAGGAGGGCGTCCTAGATCAAGGTGGGTCTCCCTGAGGGTGGGAGATGGGGATATATCTTGTCTCAGCCTCCAGAGGCCCTCTTACTCCCTCTTCTCTGCTTCCCTTTATCCATAGCTATGAGAGAAGTGCGGGAGCTGGAGGTGGCACTGGGAGCACATCTTCGAGATGCCAGGCGCGGGCAGAGGCTCCGCTCAGGGGCGCATGTAGTGATTGCTGGACCTCCCAACGCTGGCAAGAGCAGCCTGATGAACCTGCTCAGTGagtgggcagggggcggggcccgggcaGGGAGATGGGCTAAGAGCTAGGATACTGAGCTTTCACAagtggggaagggggcggggaggTAGAAATCTTGGTCCAGCCGAGGGCTGGAGCCTGAGGGAGGGACTCCTtcgcctctctccccacccccctgcccctccttctgaccccaccctccacctcaAGGCCGGAAGCCTGTGTCCATCGTGTCCCCGGAGCCAGGGACAACCCGAGACGTGCTGGAGACCCCCGTGGACCTGGCCGGGTTCCCCACGCTGCTGAGCGACACGGCGGGGTTACGGGAGGGCGTGGGGCCTGTGGAGCAAGAGGGCGTGCGGCGTGCCCAAAACAGGTGGGAAGCAGGGCAGAGGGAGTGGGAAATGGGGCCCTTCCTCTGTAGTTTCTCCctgttgcatttatttttcattcttccttaaTGAGGAAAGGCTGCTAAGTGTCCGTTAAGTGGGGACTCAGCTATTTGCGGAGGGCAGCCTTTTAAGTTTGGCTCACTCTCCGCCCCCACCGAGGGCCCTTAATTGCTCAACTCTGGGGTCACTGCTGTGTTTTCCCATTCCCCCAGGCTGGAGCAGGCTGACCTCATTCTGGCTGTGCTAGATGCTTCTGACCTGGCCTCTCCGTCCAGCTGCAACTTCCTGGATGCCGTTGTCATCCCCACGGGAGCCAGGAGCCCCAGTCCGAGTGGCCAGCGTCTCCTGCTGGTGCTGAATAAGTCAGACCTGCTGCCCTCCAACGGCCCAGACCCCAATCCTGACCTGCCCCCCCACCTACTGCTGTCCTGCCTGACCGGCCAGGGGCTAGACGACCTCCTGGAAGCGCTGAAGAAGGAACTGGCTATATTGTGAGCAAGCCCCCCCACCCACTTTGCCCAGTGCACAGCCTCCCTCTATCCAAAGGTCAGGGGCAGAGCCACTGGCTTTGGTCACAAACCTGCTCTGCTGGCTCAGTTTCGTATCGAAAAAATGGGTCTGACCATCCCTACTTTGAATGTTCAGAGACCCCATCCTTTGTCCCTTCCAGGTGTGGGGACCCATCCACAGGCCCACCACTTCTGACACGGGCGAGGCACCAGCACCATCTCCAGGGCTGCCTGGATGCCCTTGGCCACTACAAGCAGGCGAAAGACCTAGCCCTGGCAGCCGAGGCACTGCGGGTTGCCCGAGGGCACCTGGCCCGCCTCACCGGTGGAGGGGGCACGGAGGAGGTCCTGGACATCATCTTCCGGGACTTCTGCGTGGGCAAGTGAAGGGGCAGCCAAAGCTCGGACGCAGGCAGAGTGGACACCAGGAAGCCTTGAAGCATCTGGGAACAGCTTAGGCCAAGTAAAAATCTCATCCCTTCAAGGAAGAACTTGAACCCAAAGCAGTGGTGCCTCTGATGCTGGTGGTGACCAAGCTACAGCCAACTGGATTCCCTAGCAGGGACTTCTGGGGGTTCAGGCCCTGGAGTGGGGCTGAATG comes from the Camelus dromedarius isolate mCamDro1 chromosome 27, mCamDro1.pat, whole genome shotgun sequence genome and includes:
- the GTPBP3 gene encoding tRNA modification GTPase GTPBP3, mitochondrial isoform X3, whose product is MWRGLWTLIARAARGPRSPRSCTRQGSGAPAPSSGSTIFALSSGQGRCGIAVIRTSGPSSAHALRSLTAPQDLPPARRACLRQLSDPCSGEPLDRALVLWFPGPQSFTGEDCAEFHVHGGPAVALAHVEAYIDFGEDDNLEEGVLDQAMREVRELEVALGAHLRDARRGQRLRSGAHVVIAGPPNAGKSSLMNLLSRKPVSIVSPEPGTTRDVLETPVDLAGFPTLLSDTAGLREGVGPVEQEGVRRAQNRLEQADLILAVLDASDLASPSSCNFLDAVVIPTGARSPSPSGQRLLLVLNKSDLLPSNGPDPNPDLPPHLLLSCLTGQGLDDLLEALKKELAILCGDPSTGPPLLTRARHQHHLQGCLDALGHYKQAKDLALAAEALRVARGHLARLTGGGGTEEVLDIIFRDFCVGK
- the GTPBP3 gene encoding tRNA modification GTPase GTPBP3, mitochondrial isoform X1; translation: MWRGLWTLIARAARGPRSPRSCTRQGSGAPAPSSGSTIFALSSGQGRCGIAVIRTSGPSSAHALRSLTAPQDLPPARRACLRQLSDPCSGEPLDRALVLWFPGPQSFTGEDCAEFHVHGGPAVVSGVLQALGSVPGLRPAEAGEFTRRAFAHGKLSLTEVEGLADLIHAETEAQRRQALRQLDGELGHLCHGWAEILTKALAHVEAYIDFGEDDNLEEGVLDQAMREVRELEVALGAHLRDARRGQRLRSGAHVVIAGPPNAGKSSLMNLLSRKPVSIVSPEPGTTRDVLETPVDLAGFPTLLSDTAGLREGVGPVEQEGVRRAQNRLEQADLILAVLDASDLASPSSCNFLDAVVIPTGARSPSPSGQRLLLVLNKSDLLPSNGPDPNPDLPPHLLLSCLTGQGLDDLLEALKKELAILCGDPSTGPPLLTRARHQHHLQGCLDALGHYKQAKDLALAAEALRVARGHLARLTGGGGTEEVLDIIFRDFCVGK
- the GTPBP3 gene encoding tRNA modification GTPase GTPBP3, mitochondrial isoform X2, with translation MWRGLWTLIARAARGPRSPRSCTRQGSGAPAPSSGSTIFALSSGQGRCGIAVIRTSGPSSAHALRSLTAPQDLPPARRACLRQLSDPCSGEPLDRALVLWFPGPQSFTGEDCAEFHVHGGPAVVSGVLQALETEAQRRQALRQLDGELGHLCHGWAEILTKALAHVEAYIDFGEDDNLEEGVLDQAMREVRELEVALGAHLRDARRGQRLRSGAHVVIAGPPNAGKSSLMNLLSRKPVSIVSPEPGTTRDVLETPVDLAGFPTLLSDTAGLREGVGPVEQEGVRRAQNRLEQADLILAVLDASDLASPSSCNFLDAVVIPTGARSPSPSGQRLLLVLNKSDLLPSNGPDPNPDLPPHLLLSCLTGQGLDDLLEALKKELAILCGDPSTGPPLLTRARHQHHLQGCLDALGHYKQAKDLALAAEALRVARGHLARLTGGGGTEEVLDIIFRDFCVGK